The DNA sequence GTCCTTTTTTATTTCCCTTCACTTTTCATGATATATTTTTACTTCTGGTTTTATTTATAGTTTTTGATTTCTGGTTCTGCTTATGAATTGAAGTTCTGTCTTTATTCTCTTCCAATTGTCTTTTACCCCATATGGTATATGGTACTTAATTGTTTTGACTGTCTTGTTTAACAGTTCTCTGCAGAGTTTTTGATGAAAAATCCAATTAATTAAGCAGGCTTGTAGATATGTGAAATCCTAGTAAATTTTGAAGATCTTATAGTGCATATActgtttttatttatttgtagagtagtgtgtacgcagactttagaGTTTGTTTCAGGTAGACCCTGAGCTCAAGAAAGATAAAAAGAAGAAGCAACAACAGATCTCATTTTAAAACGTTTAAACATAACAAATTTTTGTTAGTAATTCCCATTTCTGTTGATTTGCCAGTAAAAAATCTAAAAGACTTCTAGTGCTATTTTTATCTTATatattattttggacttagatgAGCTTAAATGGAGCGATATGGACAACCCGAATTCATAGCCAAACCCAACTTGTTTGTGATTGAGGcgtagtagtagttgttgttgtattcacATTTCTGTTGATTATGTTGTGTGTTTCAAAATGAACTACTTATTCATTCTGGTTTTGCTAACTTCAAAGAACTTTTGCTTGTTAGAATGTTTTATTAACTGAACAATCAATTTGATTACTACTTTGGTTTTGCAAATTTGGTTACTAATATTTCTGTTTCAATCAAACAGGGCAATACAAATGAGATTGAGCTCGGGTGCGGACATACTATTAAGTCTCATGGATCATCAGTTGCAAGAATTCACATGCATGACTGGCTTATATTGCTGCTGCTCGTAGTCATAGAGATAGTCCTTTATGTCATCGGTCCATTTCATCGTTTTGTTGGAAAGGATATGATGACAGATCTGAAGTATCCCATGAAAGATAATACCGTCCCAGTGTGGTCTGTTCCTGTAAGTGTACCTATAGCTTTTTAACATATCGAGTTGAGTATCAATGTAATGTAGAGAAAGTTTATTTAAATCTCAGAGTTTTTAAGTTTTTCTAACAGATTTCTTTGATGAACAGTTATATGCAATTATATTGCCTATTATCATCTTTGTTCTCATCTATTTGAGGAGGAGGGATGTCTACGATCTACACCACAGCATTTTAGGTAATTTCTTTTGAGCAATTTTCAAatgggagccttggcgtaactggtaaagttgctgccatgtgaccaggaggtcacgggttcgaggcGTGGAAACAGTTTCttgtagaaatgcagggtaaaactgcgtacaatagacccttgtggtcccgGCCCTTCCTCGGATCCCGCGCATAgagggagcttagtgcaccggactgccctttTTCTTTAGAGCAATTTTCCCCTTTCAAACTACAGTACATCATTCAGATCTTGGTTTTCTTGATTTCCTTCTTAGTTCTCCAtggttttttcatttttttgagGGAATTTTCGGGCAATGGGGAGCGGGGAGTGGAATATTCAGCAGACGTGATACTTGCCTCTGTGACTTTGATTTTCATTGTTGTAGTAAAGGGAATGTTCTCCCGTTGTTTGCTAAGTAACTTTACTAATTGCTTAACCAAAAATTCCAGGCCTCTTATTTGCCATACTAATTACGGCTGTACTCACGGATGCCATCAAGAATGCAGTAGGCCGTCCTCGACCTGACTTTTTCTGGCGTTGCTTTCCTGATGGTAAAGATGTATGTATCCAGTTCTTGATTTTCTGATAATGCTACTCTTTCCTAGTAAATGCTTTAGTGAATCAAAGCTTCCATATTTTAGCTGCGCAAAAGCACTTTAGGCTGCAAAACTTGACGGTTCTTTATGTGCTTTCTCGTTCTTCTAGTAATTATTGATCAAACTGCAATAGCAAAGGGTAGCAACTTAGCGCATTTCTATTGAACTCAATAAAAGTCTATGTATGTCTATCTGATATTCTTGATTGTCGTAACTGACTTACCAGGATATCGCATAAATTGGTGCTCAACTCTTTCATTAACTTTAATTATAGTTTGCTTACTGGTTCATTTCTCGTATTGTTTTTAGTTTTAGGATTCTATTATTGCCTGTTGTTGTTTTCATTTTAGTCATCATACTATCTTGCTATTTTCAATGCTTCTTTTCTATGGCTCCTCGTTGTTGTGTCTGGCTGTCTTCTTTCATTATTGTTGTGCTTATACTTCACTGAGCctagggtctattggaaacaacttcTCTATCTCAGcgagataggggtaaggtctgcgtataaattaccctccccagaccccactatgtgggattacactgggtttgttattgttgtttactGGTTCATTTGACTCATTTTCCGGTTCTTTCTTCAGGTTTATGATCAGTGGGGAGACGTGAAATGCCATGGTAAAGAAAGTGATATAAAGGAAGGACATAAGAGCTTTCCAAGCGGGCATACCTCATGTACGTAGCTCAACATTCTCCGATTCCACTATATCCAAGTACATCAGATCAGGATTTTGGAGATTTTTAGTTGAAACCTTTGATAAAGATTGCTTATAGACTTCAAAAGGAGTTCTGCATTTCATAAAGTTTGATCCGACCAAGTTATTGTTTTTCTTTGCAGGGTCATTTGCTGGTCTCGGTTTCCTATCATTATATTTGGCAGGGAAGATTAAAGCATTTGATCGTCGAGGGCACGTAGCAAAACTATGTATAGTTATTCTTCCTCTCCTAATGGCATGTCTTGTCGGCGTTTCACGTGTGGATGACTACTGGCATCATTGGCAAGACGTGTTTACCGGAGGATTGATAGGTTCGTCTTCTAGTTCTACATTGTGTAGTAAATGATGGTTGCATTTCAATTTTTTCGATTAATATTCCTTGTCATTGACGTTTCAGGCCTTGTCGTTGCAACACTCTGTTACCTGCAGTTCTTCCCAGCTCCATACCATACAGAAGGTATGGTCTCCACTAATCTCCTCCTGCTTTATTATATTGTGTATTAACTCCTCGCGATTCAACAAACCTTCCTTTAGTACACTGTACAGAAGTTGCTATGTTTTAGACCCCCTCAACTTGTTCGGGATTGAagcatagttgttgttgttgttattattattacactACATATTGCATCAGTAGAAGTCCAGAAGTGCAACAGCGTTTTCTCTGTTAATTTCCTAGGGATTTTCTTTATTGTCGCGATTCGCGAATGATCAATGAAAGGGATAGAACCTAATAGCAAGAAGATTATGGTGAATTTATTTAGATCTGGACAATTTTGAGGACATGGCAAAAAATTATCAAAGAATTTAGCATAATCTGATAGTCATATGTGGCGGAGCCGGAAATACAAACAAGAGGATTCAAAACAGTATACTTAGGGTTTGAAACGTATGACCTAAAACAACTGTGGACCACCTTTACACGGTTTATATATAATCAAAAAGGCGTTTTTGCGCAATTTATACAGTATAATCGGTGAAGGGGATTCAATTGACCCCCTGCCAACACCTAGCTCCCCGGTCATATGAACGACGGCTTGGAGTCTCATTCTTTATCTCTAGTTAATATAAgttaatcttagaagctcatgacttgtactaacCCGGTTGGATATCGTTAAATTTACTTCTTTCTTTTATTATCTCTGTTTTCAGGATGGGGACCATATGCATATTTCCGAGCAGTGGAGGAGTTCCGCAGTAGCACGCAACATGTCCACCCTACTAACGGAGGATTAGAGGCAGAGCGCCCGGAGGTACAACTGAATCAGCGATCCGGTACAAATTCCAACCCTTTTGAGGATGTGGAGTACGGCAGAATGTGAGACATATGGACATTGTACTCCTATGTTTTATCTTTGTTCAACTAGCTCAGCTTATTATTTTCTTGTGAATAAGTTAGGCTGCATTTTTAGTTGTATGTTCCTACATATTTTAGCTTTTGGGACCTATATTCGTTTGTTACTTGTGTTATACTGTTGTTTGAGATCGATGTTCTGAGTTTCCTGATACAAGTACATGCTAGCTGCTATGTTATGATCTAAGTTTCTTGTTGTTTTATACCATGTAACAGTAGCCGAGTGTTAGCCTTGTTTGTAATAATAGCTTTGATACACCACTTAGTGTCTTTTGTGTATCTTCTATCCCTAGACGTCTGTTACTAGTTGTTATCTTTTTGTTTCGGTTTTTTGATTGCATTACCTAGTGCtagttttgtatttttatttcggTTGTCAGATCGGTTTACTTGTTATTGCCCCTCTCCTTTTCCCTTCCTGAGCCGAGCGTCTACCGGGAACAGCTCTTTAAAAAAAGgcagaggtaaggtctgcgtatattctaccctccccagactccacttgtgGGACTACACTGGGTATATCATGTACTTGCAATGCTAGTAAGCAATAATTGCTGTTTGCATTAGGCTAGGCTATCTATATCACATCCCTTGCGTTGGGACCCTTTTTCGGACCCTCTGTGAATACTTTGTGCACCGGACTgtcctttttttttaaaacttgctATGCTAGTAAATTTAGATGTTCAAATCTAATGTAGAATAAGAACAATGCACAATCTATAAATTTAGCATATATACCAAATCCAAGAAACAATTTAGGATCCTCCTGCAATAAACCTCTTATGAAAGATTTCGTCTTCCCTGTGATGACATTGTATAAGTAAACTTGAGGGGTATGCATATATGTAAACGCATAAGGCCGTTTTCAGTCGTGTCTTGGGATATTTAGGAGGAACGATAagggtgtgatgacccaaaatgttatctttaaatttaataattaattctgtattctaagacctcaaaaaataatatttatcattactcgacttgcgtgcacagtccgtataatttttcggaaagtttttgtgtaaaaaatggattaaaatgtgaaataaagctttaaaactcaactgagttgactttggtcaacattttgagcaaacggactcatatcagtattttgacagtttcggtaggtccgtatcgtgatttgggacttgggcgtatgctcggaatcgaattccgaggtccctagcccgagatatgaaattttgatgaaaaattaaaagtttgaaagcttaatgatttttaagaatttactgatgttggatttattgacaccggatccgtattttggtttcagagcccggtataggtccactataatatttatgacttgtctgccgaatttggtgagaaacggagttgatttcgACGGggcattttggacttaaggaatatAGCAGATTTTCTAGTGTTTTGTTGCAAAATttttcttcatcgtgttcgcgggggaggtctcgcgatcgcgtaaggcaatCTCAGAGGCCAGCTaaatttgttcttcgtgttcgtgaatttgaggacgcgatcgcgtaggggtgtGAAGtggtacttcgcgaacgcgtggccaagatcgcgtagagttaaggaGGCTAAAGCTGAGCCACGCGCTCTACTCATCGCGAACACGTGAGGTCGTTCGCGATTGCGTAAGTCTGAGAGTCGGAGCATCACGTTCGCATGGTGTTTTACacgttcgcatagagtaaaattCTGGGACAACAAAgttgagcttcgcgatcgcgaggctattcaCGCAATCACGATTAAAGAATCACTGGGCAgaacccataaattcggaagtcgccatttttactcatttttgagttttaagtcttggatttgggcgatttgAAGGGAAATTTTTACGACTTTGAagtgggtaagtattctataaccaaaagtgattatatttcatgaatccatgtctatattcatcatttaactcggatttagatggaagaaattgaaaattttgtaaaacttttcaaaaattgaaaaatgaagatttgaaagccaatccgattctggaaattcgataatttttatatggttaaactcgtatcggaacgggtgtttggatttcatgagttttttcgggaatcgagacgtgggtcccactgttgatttttaaaatgaatttcggatttaatccggaaaatttgtaaattaatatgaaattaattcctagaATTTATATTgagaatattgaattgtttgtgaatagatttgaagcttttagaatcaaatttaaaaggaaaagttgtggtcgagtaattgattgaaattgcaaagcgaggaaagtatcgtggttaaccttgacttgagggaatagaacccttaaatgatttgttatgtgaaatgcatgtgaacaacgtataggcggggtgacgagtgtctatatgtcgtcaaattaattgtttgcataattattcgaaaatcataaattgttctaagacacgaattaattgttataataattatttctctcatattctttatcaaatattaattcttgaattcctgtaataattgttacatgctatttgatttatgtatcttaattgttatttgacatttagcatactaaatattaaactgcctattttctccacgatttttacaattaattgctaattgtcattgtttgttcataaataaattataattattgtgtgcatttgtaagcacgtaatttttgactcgTCACGTTTTTGAGCTTTTTTTAgtgttaaaaatatttatttaacttaACTTTAATTTTTATGGAGTTTTTAGTCAATTTTTACTTCAAattacaattttaaaaaaatacaaaaatatcttCACCTCTAGTTTAAGGTCAATTAGTATATTTATGTTTACTAGTATCTATGAATGTgcattgcacgttaataatggcacgcgatgatttaaatatttatttatataggaacaataaaatttaattaatgagagaaattttatgtataataatacaacaatcatctaaataccgaaaaatattattacattagcataattcatgaatttaaaaataaaagggcatcatcaaaacttacacaaatgatcaattttttcatgttagttagataattaagtattatagtttaaaagtatttaatgtgatggtaacttaacgaacacttctttgtggacaatatttttttgtgtatgttttcttctaatgctttggttgctctgccttaaccaaaACTCTTGTTGTCCATCTtaatatccctcttgaaagtgcaacatacagttgttcgtgcaaaaaataaatattgtggtaaatatagtccactatttaggatgtttgtccttatactttatttgttatatttgcaaaacataaatatactaaaaattattttcacacaaatttaaaaggatattccttagttttagaagacgaaagttgaattcatggataagaatatacttagaagtacattgactaatatcataatttttgcatgtatggcgttatagtcaaaacttctatataccatctgtgtattattacataagctattcgacGTATCTAAGTTTTTTAGTAGTATGACAAACATattctttttttcaaaattaacctatacACAATGGAAGattaattttaacttagtctattatatatacggtgacactaacatacgtaagaaataataaacttgacaacaaacatgtgcGGTAGAAAGCTATtttgtattaaagtatttaagtttTCTTCTTGGTAgcaattattggtatcattttctgctgagtcaaaaactgaaaaatattttatttttattataaatttttgcaatcaaccttttatttagttgatcaacatatgcATTTTTGCTAGTTAAGATATCTTCTTAATTCTATtatgcgatttgcacaaattacattttaatctaatgataaaaatatttctcttattaaatgcactactattaccattgggattgataacgAAGTGTTCAGCAAAAACCAAATCATCCTTTATTGGTTGATCTTCTTCGTTTCTGACAtgaagcaagaagacactgaatactggatctgctcttactttatatttcttgtcagttgaatctttttcatttgaggccagaagtataacttttaCAATCTCtatttttgtcgattttggaactactggtagtacttgacagaaatcacctcccaaaccattaattttttaccaaacggttcattaataagAACTCTGGGCAACTATTTTGATCGTTTGACACTTTGCAATAAGTGCTTCAGACCATATTATTAATtctgctttccttataaatttagcatcattgctctgttttgatatatttgtgataattatttaaattgtttggagaggtatatcaaatctaaagtgggtggcctcacaataaaatcgttgttggtacatcacttgctattattgctaacagtgtcatgcctcttgatatgatatttgtaagtaatgcatgacatagaaatattatttcgattacGCCCATTataccagagtcgactctttatatagtcttgaaagcttgttcttgattaggatttagctttgattgtgcatCGTCAGTCACTTGTAtaacattttgattcttaataatatactaacctttttactttgtgttctaacgctcttttttggaataaatttatgtatcctAAGATATGTTTTAAACttaaataagaattttactcatatgatgaatttaaaaataattgaattagattcacttgctaaataattaattaaagatttaattatttagttttaacataaaacataatttattctatgttgattcagatcttaatatcatttcatctcttattttgaatatttaatcttaattataattttacccagtataaattttattttcaaagagtaaaaaaattgagatgacatttcacttttagatctttatgtttgtagaatcattagtggtaccaacaattttttttctctttctcacacatttatattcttaaatattttcttagttatttaataattgggtattttcaatattacacgaaaattgattaaaaaaatattatttgagtaagaAAATAGTTCacatataatataaaatatattattgtatgggtattttttctcaatttcaaatcTTTATGtagtccatttaatattactttattTTTTGATATTGGACATCATTGAGTGGCAATGTATTACCAATacagaggattcttatgaaataattttattaaaccttcctacatatttttaataagtaaTAGACAACATTTTAttaatcttaaatattaaaaattagcaaagac is a window from the Nicotiana tomentosiformis chromosome 10, ASM39032v3, whole genome shotgun sequence genome containing:
- the LOC104114797 gene encoding lipid phosphate phosphatase 2-like; this translates as MGWKDKIKTVFQGNTNEIELGCGHTIKSHGSSVARIHMHDWLILLLLVVIEIVLYVIGPFHRFVGKDMMTDLKYPMKDNTVPVWSVPLYAIILPIIIFVLIYLRRRDVYDLHHSILGLLFAILITAVLTDAIKNAVGRPRPDFFWRCFPDGKDVYDQWGDVKCHGKESDIKEGHKSFPSGHTSWSFAGLGFLSLYLAGKIKAFDRRGHVAKLCIVILPLLMACLVGVSRVDDYWHHWQDVFTGGLIGLVVATLCYLQFFPAPYHTEGWGPYAYFRAVEEFRSSTQHVHPTNGGLEAERPEVQLNQRSGTNSNPFEDVEYGRM